In the Nitrospirales bacterium LBB_01 genome, one interval contains:
- a CDS encoding sigma-54-dependent Fis family transcriptional regulator: MSKDNYRVMIVDDEESIRLLLLRILEDDGYAIKSASNGKEALSICENFRPHLILLDLKMPQMDGLTFIEKYKQSDLSHHETDFIVLTAYGTVDSAVTAMKLGAMDFITKPLSDPNVLRFAVKKAYERRRLLTENEALRAEQLKGLPPIEIIFGGMEDVLEEVTAVSGTNSAVLLTGETGTGKTLIARVIHALSKRHGPFIELNCAAIPENLMESELFGYEKGAFTGAVSAKRGKFELASCGSILLDEVSEMSQALQAKFLKVLEGSSFERLGGTVSQKVDARIICATNRDLQKETANGKFRQDLYFRLNVFPINIPPLRARQKFIPELCRFMASSISKRIGKEVGDITEASIAKLLSYEWPGNVRELQNVIERSIIMSKGGIVEFTKAIPVELPELKDTFNLIELERNTIENALKHTRGSRKDAAEILGISMRTLQYKIKEYGLR, encoded by the coding sequence ATGAGTAAAGACAACTACAGAGTGATGATTGTTGACGATGAGGAGTCCATAAGACTGCTACTGTTACGCATTTTGGAGGACGACGGATATGCGATTAAGTCGGCTTCAAACGGTAAAGAGGCTTTATCAATCTGTGAAAACTTCAGGCCGCATCTCATCTTATTAGACCTTAAGATGCCGCAAATGGATGGTCTTACGTTTATTGAAAAGTACAAGCAGAGTGACTTGTCTCACCATGAAACCGATTTTATCGTGTTAACGGCATACGGCACTGTGGATAGCGCTGTAACTGCAATGAAACTTGGAGCAATGGATTTTATCACAAAACCGCTTAGTGACCCTAATGTGCTTAGGTTTGCCGTTAAAAAGGCATATGAAAGACGAAGGCTGCTTACGGAAAACGAAGCTCTAAGAGCTGAGCAGCTTAAGGGTCTGCCTCCTATTGAGATAATTTTTGGCGGAATGGAGGACGTTTTAGAGGAGGTAACAGCTGTATCCGGCACAAATTCGGCGGTACTTCTAACCGGTGAGACCGGTACCGGAAAGACGCTGATTGCTCGTGTTATCCATGCCTTAAGTAAAAGACATGGACCATTTATAGAGTTAAACTGTGCCGCCATACCGGAAAACCTGATGGAAAGCGAGTTGTTTGGTTACGAAAAGGGGGCCTTTACGGGAGCCGTTTCAGCTAAGCGGGGCAAGTTTGAACTGGCCTCATGTGGCAGTATTTTACTTGATGAGGTCTCAGAGATGTCACAAGCCCTGCAGGCAAAGTTTTTAAAAGTTCTTGAGGGCAGCTCTTTTGAACGCTTGGGGGGCACGGTTTCTCAAAAAGTAGATGCTCGGATAATATGCGCTACTAACAGAGACCTTCAAAAAGAGACAGCCAATGGAAAATTTCGGCAAGATCTCTATTTTCGCTTAAACGTGTTTCCTATTAATATTCCTCCCCTAAGAGCAAGACAGAAGTTTATTCCAGAGCTTTGCCGTTTTATGGCTTCATCCATATCAAAAAGAATAGGAAAAGAAGTTGGAGATATTACTGAGGCATCAATTGCAAAACTCTTGTCATACGAATGGCCAGGTAATGTGAGAGAACTGCAAAACGTCATTGAACGCTCTATAATAATGTCAAAGGGCGGCATAGTTGAGTTTACAAAAGCTATTCCTGTTGAGTTGCCTGAGCTAAAAGACACGTTTAACCTGATAGAGTTAGAGCGTAACACTATAGAAAACGCCTTAAAGCACACACGAGGCAGCCGAAAAGACGCCGCTGAAATTTTAGGAATTTCTATGAGAACACTTCAGTATAAGATTAAAGAGTACGGTCTAAGATAA
- a CDS encoding GHKL domain-containing protein, whose protein sequence is MKLKTHNQRVVVISAVLIFTALSAFSAISTYEIAKRSSEESLKSTAYFIGITLDQALNRTGIDEGLISEIIKKQRSEQIAYISLYDKDRKIVLHSNPRMTGQTVTEPFIENVPQFAYVTLKTGEQVYVMNIPVHIHSFAPMVLSIALHTYPSMEAVRSAKVHMLILIGIVTAMWTLAFMFIYYLKKTDLMEKKALVKERFAAVGEMAAVLAHEIRTPLSSIKGFAQYLSEKLKDNDRAAEGLSVIVNESSRLENLTNDLLVYAKPPEIKIQSLSLRQLIDEVIGVFTLTDEIETNIVVSNDTINSDREKLKQILINIISNAVDSIEKSGKIYITVTESKRMITFTIKDTGKGMDASALKDASRPFFTTKTKGTGLGLSIVDNLVNVMEGKLLIESQPSHGTTVTITIPCVRDDNE, encoded by the coding sequence ATGAAGTTAAAAACGCATAATCAAAGAGTTGTTGTTATCTCTGCAGTACTGATATTTACAGCCTTGTCGGCTTTTAGTGCGATTTCTACTTATGAGATAGCAAAGCGCTCATCTGAGGAATCTCTTAAGTCAACAGCTTATTTTATTGGGATAACTCTTGACCAGGCTCTCAACCGAACCGGGATAGATGAGGGTCTAATCTCCGAGATAATAAAAAAGCAGCGTTCAGAACAAATAGCTTATATAAGCCTGTATGACAAAGACCGAAAAATAGTCTTACACTCTAACCCCAGAATGACAGGCCAAACAGTCACAGAACCGTTTATTGAAAATGTTCCTCAATTTGCCTATGTAACTCTGAAAACCGGAGAGCAGGTATATGTCATGAACATACCTGTGCATATACATTCCTTTGCGCCAATGGTACTTTCAATAGCTCTTCACACATATCCTTCAATGGAGGCGGTAAGAAGCGCAAAGGTGCATATGCTCATTCTAATAGGGATTGTCACTGCTATGTGGACTCTTGCGTTTATGTTTATCTATTATCTTAAAAAAACCGACTTGATGGAAAAGAAGGCTCTTGTAAAGGAACGGTTTGCGGCAGTCGGCGAGATGGCTGCCGTCCTAGCTCATGAAATCAGAACTCCTCTTAGTTCCATCAAAGGTTTTGCTCAATACTTAAGCGAAAAGCTCAAAGATAACGACAGAGCGGCTGAGGGTCTTTCTGTTATCGTTAACGAATCAAGCCGCCTTGAAAACCTTACAAACGATCTGCTTGTTTACGCTAAGCCGCCTGAGATAAAAATCCAGTCTCTGTCGCTTAGGCAGCTGATAGATGAGGTGATAGGAGTGTTTACACTCACTGATGAAATTGAAACAAACATCGTTGTGAGTAACGACACTATAAATTCTGACAGGGAGAAATTAAAACAGATTCTGATAAATATTATTTCTAACGCTGTGGATTCAATCGAAAAAAGTGGTAAAATATATATAACCGTTACAGAAAGCAAGAGGATGATCACATTTACGATAAAAGACACCGGTAAGGGGATGGACGCCTCAGCGCTTAAAGACGCAAGCAGACCGTTTTTTACAACAAAGACCAAGGGAACAGGGCTTGGGCTTTCTATAGTTGATAATCTGGTTAATGTAATGGAAGGAAAATTATTAATAGAAAGTCAGCCTTCACATGGCACTACGGTTACTATAACGATCCCATGTGTGAGAGACGACAATGAGTAA
- the fbp gene encoding class 1 fructose-bisphosphatase produces the protein MPEIGMDLNRFILEEERKFPSATGSLSIALTSLETSVKIIASHVRMAGLAEIFGKAQKTNIQGEEVQKLDEFSNNVLVRVLSDSGQFYAIASEELDDVIYPEKGKDGKYIIAFDPLDGSTNIEVNISIGTIFSIYKRSKGTDADFMCGGTNQIAAGYAMYGSSSVFVYTTGMGLNGFTLDPSSGLFLLSHPSMRIPESGKIYSFNESNYPGWDDKTKKYLDTLKSSGYTQRFIGTMVADVHRTLLKGGVFAYPSDKKSKNGKLRILYEVFPMSMIVEESGGLAVDGKGDRILDIVPTEIHQRVPVFLGSRAEIEMFLSIQ, from the coding sequence ATGCCGGAAATAGGAATGGATTTAAACAGGTTTATACTTGAAGAGGAGAGAAAATTTCCGTCAGCTACGGGCTCTCTATCAATAGCTCTCACATCCCTTGAGACATCCGTTAAAATCATCGCCTCGCATGTGAGAATGGCAGGCCTTGCAGAGATATTCGGTAAAGCCCAGAAGACAAACATTCAGGGGGAGGAGGTACAAAAGCTGGATGAGTTTTCTAACAATGTGCTTGTCAGGGTGCTATCGGACAGTGGGCAGTTTTATGCAATAGCTTCAGAAGAACTTGACGATGTAATCTACCCAGAGAAGGGTAAAGACGGAAAGTATATAATTGCCTTTGATCCCCTTGACGGCTCAACCAATATAGAGGTAAATATTTCAATAGGCACGATATTTTCTATCTATAAGAGAAGCAAAGGTACGGATGCTGATTTTATGTGTGGCGGAACTAATCAGATAGCGGCAGGGTATGCTATGTACGGCTCATCGTCAGTTTTTGTATATACCACAGGAATGGGACTTAACGGTTTTACTCTTGATCCGTCCTCAGGGCTTTTTCTTCTTTCACATCCCAGTATGAGAATTCCTGAAAGCGGTAAAATATATTCCTTTAACGAGTCCAACTATCCCGGCTGGGACGATAAAACCAAGAAATATCTTGATACACTGAAATCCTCCGGTTACACCCAGCGCTTTATAGGCACCATGGTGGCCGATGTTCACAGAACACTTTTGAAAGGAGGCGTATTTGCGTATCCCTCCGATAAAAAAAGTAAAAATGGAAAACTCCGAATATTGTACGAGGTTTTTCCCATGTCAATGATTGTAGAGGAGTCCGGTGGGCTTGCTGTGGATGGTAAAGGCGATAGAATTCTTGACATAGTACCGACGGAGATTCATCAAAGAGTGCCTGTGTTTCTTGGCAGCAGAGCCGAAATAGAAATGTTTTTATCTATACAATAA
- the smpB gene encoding SsrA-binding protein SmpB has protein sequence MRLAAQNKKAYHDYTIEETLEAGVSLKGTEVKAIREGRINLRDSYVIIKDKEAFMLNCHISPYSHGNIMNHEPLRTRKLLFHIKEILKLVGKTAQRGYSLIPLKVYFKGPYVKVEVGLAKGKREYEKREKIKERDIKREMDREFS, from the coding sequence ATGAGATTGGCGGCTCAAAATAAGAAGGCGTACCATGACTACACGATAGAGGAGACTCTGGAGGCCGGCGTTAGTTTAAAGGGCACTGAGGTAAAGGCCATTCGTGAGGGCAGGATAAACTTGCGGGATAGTTATGTTATAATCAAAGACAAGGAAGCGTTTATGCTTAATTGTCACATAAGCCCATATAGTCACGGTAACATTATGAACCACGAGCCGCTAAGGACACGGAAACTGCTTTTTCACATAAAGGAGATACTGAAGCTGGTGGGCAAAACGGCACAGCGCGGGTATTCGCTGATTCCGCTTAAGGTGTATTTTAAGGGTCCTTACGTGAAAGTTGAGGTGGGGCTTGCTAAGGGCAAACGAGAATATGAAAAACGAGAAAAAATAAAGGAGCGTGATATAAAAAGAGAGATGGACAGAGAGTTTAGTTAG
- the mazF gene encoding endoribonuclease MazF: MNTDRVDCVRLSFDPQCGHEQTGRRPAFVLSSKIYNKKAGLALCCPITNQIKGYPFEVVISGTEAVSGAVLTDQIKSLDWQARRAVYICKLSEKVIRDIVNKVQLLISL, encoded by the coding sequence ATAAACACTGACCGCGTTGATTGCGTAAGGCTTTCCTTTGACCCTCAGTGCGGTCATGAGCAAACGGGACGGCGTCCGGCATTTGTTCTGTCTTCAAAAATATATAATAAAAAAGCCGGATTAGCATTATGCTGCCCAATCACAAATCAAATAAAGGGATATCCATTTGAAGTAGTAATTAGCGGTACAGAAGCTGTCAGTGGAGCCGTCTTGACTGATCAAATAAAAAGTCTTGACTGGCAAGCAAGACGCGCAGTTTATATATGCAAGCTTTCCGAAAAAGTTATACGTGATATTGTAAACAAGGTTCAGTTGCTTATTAGCTTATAG
- a CDS encoding YkgJ family cysteine cluster protein, giving the protein MEIITPGTPQTECRRCGDCCTKGSPTLHVTDEVLLIEGTLNYKDIYTIRAGELVYNNIDDEFITIEEELIKIKEKPGSRECIFFSKDDNSCKIYEKRPTQCQAFECWNTEKFLSVFGEEKITRERLLKSSPALLNIVDTHELKCSYSVLNNLFEEIRSGNDLVNDVFAILNYDMTLRPMLSDKMGVPNDYMNLLLGRPLTETIIMFGYKIETEEGGYFTLVNI; this is encoded by the coding sequence ATGGAAATAATAACCCCGGGCACTCCTCAAACCGAGTGCAGAAGATGCGGCGACTGCTGCACAAAAGGCTCCCCCACGCTGCATGTTACCGACGAGGTGTTGCTAATTGAGGGAACTCTCAACTACAAGGACATATACACTATCAGAGCCGGCGAGCTTGTATATAACAACATTGACGACGAGTTTATCACAATAGAAGAAGAACTGATTAAAATAAAAGAAAAACCGGGAAGCAGAGAATGTATCTTCTTTAGCAAAGACGACAATTCCTGCAAGATTTACGAAAAACGCCCCACTCAGTGCCAGGCGTTTGAGTGCTGGAATACAGAAAAATTTCTTAGTGTGTTTGGTGAGGAAAAAATCACTCGTGAAAGGCTTTTAAAGTCCAGCCCCGCACTTCTAAACATAGTGGATACCCACGAGCTAAAGTGCTCATATTCCGTGCTAAATAACCTCTTTGAAGAGATTCGCTCCGGTAACGATCTGGTTAATGACGTGTTTGCTATCTTAAATTACGATATGACGCTTCGCCCTATGCTCTCCGATAAGATGGGCGTGCCTAATGATTACATGAATCTTCTTCTGGGGCGTCCGCTTACCGAGACCATCATAATGTTTGGATATAAAATTGAAACCGAAGAAGGCGGATATTTTACACTGGTTAATATCTGA
- a CDS encoding response regulator gives MDKVAAERIDKYRNLVENMHDFVLEIDTNWRIVFANNSFAFNTGYSIDSLLNTDIMAYIHPDDISTCMQIAEKNTLLRTTLEYRFRKADDSYMVLSTNTNQLYDSYGKLTSYLLVSFDITERKHAEDQLKTDKETAEAANVAKSDFIANISHELRTPMNGIIGMTELTLETELSSEQRRNLEMVRDSAHSLLHLLNSVLDYSKMEAGKFELDSVDFNIYDVVESALDPLGVQFQKKGIKLHCIIEPDVPVTVVGDPARLRQIIINICGNAIKFTEKGSVTLKLRKDGTSVGLDGTVMLNFTITDTGIGIPKNRVGAIFDSFTQVDRSTARKYGGTGLGLTITKKLIVLMGGDITVSSTINVGTTFNFTIQCRALTDRGVELKPALAKIFSGKSIIVADSNDSGRAALVNMSKWCGFNVYEAESVSEIEEAYKQAAAKGTPIALAIISPELKDTDGFSVVLDIKSENRQPEPEIVMLNYGASPGFAEKCRQLGVLATLSMPAKYMAFADTMCIVLSGSTGEAKTAKAVTSADKQKTLKILLAEDNIVNRELAVRLMKKKGHSIVTAVTGKEALEKLSAESFDLVFMDVQMPEMDGFEATGIIRSGKDKNINKEITIIAMTAHAMKGDRERCIEAGMNDFISKPIAASSLYEIIAKYTPVDSEEHTVTVSEAAKTERPKLVAFDIEDSLDRLDNDVELFKKLCEAFLEDAPRQIEKLKELLKGSDAHAIEAQAHTIKGMSSNIGGSFVRNEALRMELAARKPDFEKVRTIYTKMETEMTALISIVKEYALGK, from the coding sequence ATGGATAAAGTTGCAGCAGAGCGCATAGACAAGTACCGCAACCTCGTTGAAAATATGCACGACTTTGTGCTTGAGATTGATACCAACTGGCGGATTGTTTTTGCCAATAACTCATTTGCTTTTAATACCGGCTACTCCATTGACTCTCTCCTAAATACCGACATCATGGCGTATATTCACCCTGATGATATCAGTACGTGTATGCAGATTGCTGAAAAAAACACACTGCTTCGGACTACGTTAGAGTACAGGTTTAGAAAAGCTGATGACTCATACATGGTGCTTTCCACAAACACTAATCAACTCTATGATTCTTACGGAAAATTGACATCTTACCTGTTGGTTTCATTTGATATAACTGAAAGAAAACATGCTGAGGATCAGCTTAAGACCGATAAAGAGACGGCAGAGGCCGCAAATGTTGCCAAAAGCGACTTCATAGCCAATATCAGTCACGAGCTTAGAACCCCTATGAATGGAATAATCGGCATGACTGAGCTTACTTTGGAAACCGAGCTGTCTTCTGAACAGAGGCGGAACCTTGAAATGGTCAGGGACTCGGCTCACTCGCTTTTGCACTTATTAAACAGCGTGCTGGATTACTCTAAGATGGAGGCAGGTAAGTTTGAACTTGACAGCGTGGATTTCAATATCTATGATGTTGTAGAATCAGCACTTGATCCCCTCGGCGTTCAGTTTCAAAAAAAGGGCATTAAGCTCCACTGCATCATAGAGCCGGATGTTCCTGTGACAGTAGTAGGCGACCCTGCAAGACTGAGGCAGATTATAATAAACATTTGCGGTAATGCTATAAAGTTTACAGAAAAAGGCTCTGTTACACTTAAACTTCGCAAAGATGGAACATCCGTTGGGCTGGATGGCACCGTTATGCTTAATTTCACAATAACCGATACCGGTATAGGGATACCAAAAAACAGAGTGGGCGCCATTTTTGACAGTTTCACACAGGTTGACCGCTCAACGGCAAGAAAATACGGCGGCACAGGACTTGGTCTTACTATAACGAAAAAACTCATTGTCTTAATGGGAGGCGACATAACAGTAAGCAGCACCATTAACGTTGGCACCACTTTTAATTTCACTATCCAATGTCGTGCCTTAACAGACAGAGGGGTGGAGCTTAAACCAGCTCTGGCAAAAATCTTTTCCGGTAAATCCATAATAGTAGCGGACTCTAACGACTCAGGCAGGGCTGCTTTAGTAAACATGTCAAAGTGGTGCGGATTTAATGTGTATGAGGCAGAGAGTGTCTCTGAAATAGAGGAGGCTTATAAACAGGCCGCTGCCAAAGGTACTCCGATAGCGCTTGCTATAATATCTCCAGAGTTAAAAGATACAGACGGTTTTAGCGTTGTGTTGGATATAAAATCTGAAAACCGCCAGCCTGAGCCGGAAATCGTCATGCTAAATTACGGTGCTTCACCGGGATTTGCCGAAAAATGCCGACAGCTTGGTGTTTTGGCAACTCTTTCAATGCCTGCCAAATATATGGCGTTTGCCGATACTATGTGCATTGTTCTTAGCGGCTCAACAGGTGAAGCAAAAACAGCTAAAGCAGTTACCAGCGCTGATAAACAAAAGACATTGAAAATACTCCTTGCCGAGGACAACATAGTAAACCGTGAATTGGCTGTAAGATTAATGAAAAAGAAGGGGCACTCTATAGTGACCGCAGTGACAGGCAAAGAGGCTCTGGAAAAGCTAAGTGCTGAGAGTTTTGATCTTGTATTTATGGACGTTCAGATGCCGGAGATGGACGGCTTTGAAGCAACAGGCATTATAAGAAGCGGAAAAGATAAAAATATAAATAAGGAAATAACGATAATAGCAATGACGGCTCATGCGATGAAAGGCGACAGAGAGAGATGTATTGAGGCCGGAATGAACGACTTCATATCTAAACCAATTGCGGCAAGCTCTCTTTACGAAATAATTGCAAAATACACTCCGGTTGACTCTGAAGAACACACCGTGACTGTATCAGAAGCAGCCAAGACCGAGAGACCGAAACTTGTTGCGTTTGACATAGAGGATTCACTGGATAGACTTGACAATGACGTGGAGCTGTTTAAAAAACTCTGCGAGGCATTCTTAGAGGATGCGCCACGACAGATTGAAAAACTCAAGGAGCTCCTTAAAGGCTCCGATGCTCATGCCATTGAAGCTCAAGCACATACGATAAAAGGAATGTCTTCAAACATAGGAGGCTCATTTGTAAGAAATGAGGCTCTGAGGATGGAATTAGCAGCAAGGAAGCCTGACTTTGAAAAGGTTCGGACAATTTATACAAAAATGGAAACAGAGATGACTGCGTTAATATCCATAGTGAAAGAGTATGCTTTGGGGAAATAG
- a CDS encoding response regulator — MRILIAEDDFTSRTLLQHFLTPFGDVDVTVNGAEAVEAFMLAMDEGLGYDLICLDIMMPELDGLKALKNIRDKEKAMGITPNEEVKIVMTTALDSAKDVLDAYYRGGCNDYLTKPIDTKKLQTLLKNYGFITE; from the coding sequence ATGAGAATACTGATAGCAGAGGATGACTTTACAAGCCGCACACTGTTGCAGCATTTTTTGACTCCCTTTGGGGATGTGGATGTTACCGTAAATGGGGCGGAGGCAGTTGAGGCCTTTATGCTTGCTATGGATGAGGGACTTGGGTATGATCTTATTTGCCTTGACATCATGATGCCTGAGCTGGACGGGTTAAAGGCATTAAAAAACATTCGTGACAAGGAAAAGGCTATGGGAATTACACCCAACGAAGAGGTTAAAATTGTGATGACTACCGCTCTTGATTCGGCTAAAGACGTGCTTGATGCCTATTACCGAGGCGGTTGTAACGATTATCTTACTAAACCTATAGATACAAAAAAGCTGCAAACATTGCTTAAAAATTACGGTTTTATCACTGAATAG
- the mnmA gene encoding tRNA 2-thiouridine(34) synthase MnmA: MSGGVDSSVAAYLLKERGFDVHGVSFILWETRQRSGHAACCSLDAIRDASLTSAALGITHREIDVRDIFIEKVIEPFISDYGRGLTPNPCILCNKHIKFPILMAEAEHLGFEYISTGHYAKIEDNTLKAGVDDKKDQSYFLYVLERDMLKKIIFPLGDLTKEAVRELAARLNLASAHRAESQDICFIEGGNYRKFIKDYLGSQGDSHGKIVDIDGKTLGMHDGLYAYTLGQRRATGVAAGVPLYVVEIDTVNNMLVLGPQEFVMKREINVSDINMLSKVNEDLEFPIRANVKFRSTMKGASCVLSKNNRGGITVTFDEPQYAPARGQSAVFYVGERVIGGGIIV; encoded by the coding sequence ATGAGCGGGGGGGTGGATTCCTCTGTGGCGGCGTATTTGCTTAAGGAGCGCGGGTTTGACGTACATGGGGTGAGCTTCATCCTATGGGAGACACGGCAACGGAGCGGTCATGCGGCGTGCTGCTCTTTGGATGCAATTAGGGACGCTTCATTAACCTCTGCGGCACTTGGCATAACTCACAGGGAAATTGACGTAAGGGATATTTTTATAGAAAAGGTAATAGAGCCGTTCATTTCAGATTACGGCAGGGGGTTAACCCCAAATCCTTGTATCCTATGTAATAAACACATAAAATTTCCGATACTGATGGCAGAGGCAGAGCATCTTGGGTTTGAGTATATTTCAACCGGTCATTATGCAAAAATTGAAGACAACACGTTGAAAGCCGGTGTTGACGATAAAAAGGATCAATCGTATTTTTTATATGTTTTAGAACGAGATATGTTGAAAAAGATTATCTTTCCACTTGGAGACTTGACGAAAGAGGCGGTGCGGGAGCTTGCCGCAAGACTTAATCTGGCGTCGGCACATAGAGCGGAAAGTCAGGATATTTGCTTTATAGAGGGCGGTAACTATCGCAAGTTTATAAAAGATTATCTTGGCTCTCAGGGGGATTCACACGGCAAAATAGTTGACATTGACGGCAAGACTCTTGGAATGCACGATGGGCTTTATGCTTACACGTTAGGTCAGAGAAGGGCAACAGGGGTGGCAGCGGGTGTGCCGCTTTATGTGGTTGAAATTGACACGGTAAACAACATGCTGGTGTTAGGGCCACAGGAGTTTGTAATGAAACGTGAAATAAACGTCTCTGACATTAATATGTTGAGTAAAGTAAATGAGGATTTAGAGTTTCCGATAAGAGCTAACGTAAAATTTCGTTCAACTATGAAAGGGGCATCCTGTGTCTTATCTAAAAACAACAGAGGCGGAATAACCGTAACATTTGATGAGCCGCAATATGCACCGGCAAGAGGGCAGAGCGCTGTTTTTTATGTTGGAGAGCGTGTTATCGGAGGCGGCATTATTGTATAA
- a CDS encoding LL-diaminopimelate aminotransferase, producing MKTAITVHMADRVKNLPPYLFERIDKLKREALKRGADLIDLSIGDPDIPTPEHIVKALQGAAQNPAHHRYPSYEGMLSFRKAVADWYSRRFQVNIKPENEVLSLIGSKEGIGHIPLAFVNPGDVVLCPSPGYPVYSVGTLFAGGFPYFMPLRAENDFKPDFTQIPEEIYKRAKLMFLNYPNNPTSACASREFFGDAIDIAYKYNIIICHDAAYSEIYYDGNKPLSFLEVDGAKDVGIEFHSLSKTYNMTGWRVGFAVGNKDVIFGLGKIKTNLDSGVFQAIQEAAICALETDDSVLCGIRDTYQSRRDALYDGLSSIGLTANKPDATFYLWSIVPEGFTSETFSAYLLEKAAVMATPGNGFGDSAEGYIRFALTVPVARIKEAVERIKKIL from the coding sequence ATGAAGACAGCTATTACCGTGCATATGGCAGACAGAGTGAAAAACCTGCCGCCGTATCTTTTTGAGCGTATAGACAAGCTAAAACGAGAAGCTCTAAAGCGTGGGGCTGATCTCATAGACCTAAGCATTGGCGACCCTGATATACCCACACCGGAACATATAGTTAAGGCGCTGCAGGGTGCTGCGCAAAATCCTGCCCATCACCGTTATCCCTCATACGAGGGGATGTTATCGTTTCGTAAGGCGGTGGCAGACTGGTATAGCAGGCGGTTTCAGGTAAATATAAAACCGGAAAACGAGGTGCTGTCTCTGATAGGCTCAAAAGAGGGAATAGGGCATATCCCGCTAGCGTTTGTAAATCCCGGAGATGTTGTGCTGTGCCCATCCCCTGGGTATCCGGTTTATTCGGTAGGGACGCTTTTTGCCGGAGGTTTTCCGTATTTTATGCCGCTTAGGGCTGAAAATGATTTCAAACCGGATTTTACCCAGATACCGGAGGAAATCTATAAACGCGCAAAGCTGATGTTTTTAAATTATCCTAACAATCCGACAAGTGCCTGTGCAAGCCGTGAGTTTTTTGGCGATGCCATAGACATAGCGTATAAATATAACATCATCATATGCCATGACGCAGCCTACAGTGAAATCTACTATGACGGAAATAAGCCGTTGAGTTTTCTTGAGGTGGACGGAGCTAAAGACGTTGGTATTGAGTTTCACTCGCTCTCTAAGACATACAACATGACAGGCTGGCGTGTTGGGTTTGCCGTTGGCAATAAGGACGTCATATTTGGACTTGGCAAGATTAAGACCAATCTGGACTCAGGCGTGTTTCAGGCAATACAGGAGGCGGCTATCTGTGCGCTTGAGACTGATGACTCAGTGCTTTGTGGAATCAGAGACACATACCAGTCAAGGCGCGATGCCCTTTATGACGGACTGTCGTCAATCGGGCTTACTGCAAATAAGCCTGACGCAACTTTCTACCTTTGGAGTATAGTGCCGGAGGGTTTTACATCTGAGACATTCTCAGCATACCTGCTTGAAAAGGCAGCAGTGATGGCAACCCCTGGAAACGGCTTTGGAGATAGCGCAGAGGGATACATTCGCTTTGCCCTCACCGTGCCCGTAGCACGAATAAAAGAGGCCGTTGAGCGTATAAAAAAGATTCTTTGA